From a single Streptomyces misionensis genomic region:
- the paaN gene encoding phenylacetic acid degradation protein PaaN — protein sequence MAAELTAPELIAKHRPTLDQALEAIRTRAYWSPHPEHPKAYGEHGSLDAAAGKAAFDALLGSRLDLGQPGTDDWVGGEVSPYGIELGVSYPHADLDVLLPAMKAGQRAWRDAGPEVRAVVCLEILKRISDRTHEFAHAVMHTSGQAFMMAFQAGGPHAQDRGLEAVAYAYAEQVRTPGTAEWTKPQGKRDPLVLTKEFVPVPRGIGLVIGCNTFPTWNGFPGLFASLATGNAVLVKPHPRAVLPLALTVRIAREALAEAGFDANLVALAAERPGEGIAKTLATRPEIRIIDYTGSTSFGDWLETNARQAQVYTEKAGVNTVVVHSTDDYKGMLSNLAFSLSLYSGQMCTTPQNLLIPRDGIHTDQGPKTFDEVTADLARAVDGLLGDDARANGLLGAIVNPDVKARLEAAAGLGEVALASREITNPEFPDAVVRTPVIVKLDGAKPDAEAAYMSECFGPVSFAVAVDSAADAVELLRRTVREKGAMTVGAYTTDAEVERAVQEVCLEEAAQLSFNLTGGVFVNQTAAFSDFHGSGGNPAANAALCDGAFVANRFRVVEVRRDVRA from the coding sequence ATGGCCGCCGAACTGACCGCCCCGGAGCTGATCGCGAAGCACCGGCCCACGCTCGACCAGGCCCTGGAAGCGATCCGCACGCGCGCCTACTGGTCCCCGCACCCCGAGCACCCCAAGGCGTACGGCGAACACGGCAGCCTGGACGCGGCGGCGGGCAAGGCCGCCTTCGACGCCCTGCTGGGCTCGCGCCTGGACCTCGGCCAGCCGGGCACCGACGACTGGGTCGGCGGCGAGGTCTCGCCGTACGGCATCGAGCTGGGCGTCAGCTACCCGCACGCGGACCTGGACGTCCTGCTGCCCGCGATGAAGGCGGGCCAGCGGGCCTGGCGGGACGCCGGCCCCGAGGTGCGGGCCGTGGTCTGCCTGGAGATCCTCAAGCGGATCAGCGACCGGACGCACGAGTTCGCGCACGCCGTCATGCACACCAGCGGGCAGGCCTTCATGATGGCGTTCCAGGCCGGCGGCCCGCACGCCCAGGACCGCGGCCTGGAGGCGGTGGCGTACGCGTACGCGGAGCAGGTCCGCACCCCGGGCACGGCGGAGTGGACCAAGCCGCAGGGCAAGCGCGACCCGCTGGTGCTCACCAAGGAGTTCGTCCCCGTCCCGCGCGGCATCGGCCTGGTCATCGGCTGCAACACCTTCCCGACCTGGAACGGCTTCCCGGGCCTGTTCGCCTCCCTGGCGACCGGCAACGCGGTCCTGGTCAAGCCGCACCCGCGCGCGGTGCTGCCGCTCGCGCTGACCGTGCGGATCGCCCGCGAGGCGCTCGCCGAGGCCGGCTTCGACGCCAACCTGGTGGCACTGGCCGCCGAGCGCCCCGGCGAGGGCATCGCCAAGACCCTCGCGACCCGCCCGGAGATCAGGATCATCGACTACACCGGGTCGACGTCCTTCGGCGACTGGCTGGAGACCAACGCCCGCCAGGCGCAGGTCTACACGGAGAAGGCCGGCGTCAACACGGTGGTCGTGCACTCCACGGACGACTACAAGGGGATGCTGTCCAACCTGGCGTTCTCGCTGTCCCTGTACAGCGGCCAGATGTGCACCACCCCGCAGAACCTGCTGATCCCGCGGGACGGCATCCACACCGACCAGGGCCCGAAGACCTTCGACGAGGTCACCGCCGACCTCGCCCGCGCGGTCGACGGCCTCCTCGGCGACGACGCGCGGGCCAACGGGCTGCTGGGCGCGATCGTCAACCCCGACGTCAAGGCCCGTCTGGAGGCCGCCGCCGGCCTCGGCGAGGTCGCCCTCGCGTCCCGGGAGATCACCAACCCGGAGTTCCCGGACGCGGTGGTGCGCACCCCGGTGATCGTCAAGCTGGACGGCGCCAAGCCCGACGCCGAGGCCGCCTACATGAGCGAGTGCTTCGGCCCCGTCTCCTTCGCCGTCGCGGTGGACTCGGCGGCCGACGCGGTGGAGCTGCTGCGGCGCACGGTGCGCGAGAAGGGCGCGATGACGGTCGGCGCGTACACCACCGACGCCGAGGTCGAGCGGGCCGTCCAGGAGGTGTGCCTGGAGGAGGCGGCCCAACTGTCCTTCAACCTCACCGGCGGGGTGTTCGTGAACCAGACCGCGGCCTTCTCCGACTTCCACGGCTCGGGCGGCAACCCGGCGGCGAACGCGGCCCTGTGCGACGGCGCCTTCGTGGCGAACCGCTTCCGGGTGGTCGAGGTGCGCCGGGACGTGCGGGCCTAG
- a CDS encoding IS481 family transposase — protein MSHRNAPLTPTGRLRLARCVVDDGWPLRRAAERFQVSHTTAARWASRYRQLGEAGMHDRSSRPHHQPRRTPAAVEAQVLRLRREHRIGPLRLAARTGIAASTVHRILVRHGLPALAACDRATGEPVRRYERARPGELIHIDVKKLGRIPEGGGHRTQGRAEGRRNRTGVGYAYLHTALDDHTRLAYTEDLPDETATTCAGFLRRATAWFARQGVIVERVLTDNAWAYTKNTWRQTCRDLGISPRWTRPWRPQTNGKVERFHRTLLDEWAYIRPYTSDTERQAAFPDWLDWYNYHRPHTGIGGHPPASRVTNLSEQHT, from the coding sequence GTGTCCCACCGTAACGCCCCGCTGACGCCGACTGGGAGGCTGCGTCTGGCCCGGTGTGTCGTGGACGACGGCTGGCCGCTGCGCCGGGCCGCGGAACGCTTCCAGGTCAGCCACACCACAGCCGCACGCTGGGCCAGCCGCTACCGGCAGCTGGGCGAGGCGGGCATGCACGACCGCTCCAGCCGCCCGCACCATCAACCCCGCCGCACCCCGGCTGCCGTCGAGGCACAGGTTCTGCGGCTGCGGCGCGAGCACCGGATCGGCCCGCTGCGACTCGCCGCCCGCACCGGCATCGCCGCATCCACCGTCCACCGCATCCTCGTCCGCCACGGCCTGCCTGCCCTGGCCGCCTGCGACCGGGCCACCGGCGAACCCGTCCGCCGCTACGAACGCGCCCGGCCCGGCGAACTCATCCACATCGACGTCAAGAAGCTCGGCCGCATCCCAGAAGGCGGCGGGCACCGCACCCAGGGCCGTGCCGAAGGCCGACGCAACCGCACCGGAGTCGGCTACGCCTACCTGCACACCGCCCTGGACGACCACACCCGCCTCGCCTACACCGAAGACCTGCCCGACGAGACCGCCACCACCTGCGCCGGCTTCCTACGACGAGCAACTGCCTGGTTCGCCCGGCAAGGCGTCATCGTCGAGCGGGTCCTGACCGACAACGCCTGGGCCTACACCAAGAACACCTGGCGCCAGACTTGCCGCGACCTGGGCATCAGCCCCCGCTGGACCAGGCCCTGGCGGCCCCAGACCAATGGCAAGGTCGAACGCTTCCACCGCACCCTGCTCGACGAATGGGCCTACATCCGGCCCTACACCTCAGACACCGAACGACAAGCGGCGTTCCCCGACTGGCTGGACTGGTACAACTACCACCGACCCCACACCGGCATCGGCGGCCACCCACCAGCCAGCCGCGTCACCAACCTGTCCGAACAGCACACCTAG